The window TATAAAGACATTCCGTCAACAACACAACCCATTGCAAGCAAATCGACGGTGGTTCTGAATGGCTTTAATATCGCTTCTTTTAGAGTTGGGATGTATAAATTATCAGTAGGCATACATTCGGGCGGAAATAGCGTCATCAGAGAAAAATATTTTGAAATTACGCCGGGCAAATTAGAATGGGAAATAGCTAAGGAAAAACAGGAATTAGCGGATTTTCCCGAAGCCGATAAAATCACATCCGATGATGAGGCTAAAAATTTTAAAAACCAAATATTATATATTGCCTCTCGCGATGAATTGAAACAATATGACAAACTGCCGTTAGCCGGCAAAAACGGATTCGCCAAAGCCTTCTGGAAAAGGCGCGACCCAACTCCCGAAACTGTAATAAACGAATTTAAAATCGAGCATTACAAACGGTTTAGGTATGCTAATGAAGCCTATTCCTCTTTTAAAGAGGCAGAGGACTCTAATAAAAATGGCTGGCGGTCTGATAGGGGAAGGGTCTATATTGTTTATGGCGCGCCATCGGATAAAGAAAATAATCCCTCATCATTAGAGGCTAAGCCGTGGACACAGTGGAATTACGATAATGTTGAAGGTGGAGTATATTTCATCTTCATCGATGAGACCGGCTATGGCAATTACCGTCTTGTCCATTCCACAGCTCAGGGCGAACCCAAGGATTATTACTGGGAAAATCGCCTGATGCCCTCATCGCTTAGCAAATGATATTCCTTATACAGTAGGTTAAGACCTCCGAGGGGGCGATCTTGACAAGCCCGTTAATGGCGAAGCTGCCAAGCAGGCACTTCCGCAACCAGAGTGTATGCTTTTAGCCTGCATCCCGTTAAACGTGGTTGTGGTGTACGCCCCGTGCTCGTTATCTGTGGTTGGTGTACGTCCTCGTACACCGACAAAGCCTATCCCATCACCCGATAATTCGGCGACTCCTTAGTGATGTTTATATCATGCGGATGATTTTCTCTTACGCCTGCGGATGTTACCCGAATAAAACGAGCGTTTTGCTTTAAAGCCGTAATGTCTTTAACGCCGCAAATCCCCATACCGGCTTTAATCCCGCCAATAAGCTGAAAAACAGAATTTGCTAACTGGCCTTTATTCGGAACTCGCCCGACAACGCCCTCCGGCACCATTTTGCTCGATTCATCTTCCTGGAAATACCTATCGGCAGACCCCTTTTTCATAGCCTCTATCGACCCCATGCCGCGATAAACTTTATAGGCACGCCCCTCATAAAGAATAGTTTCGCCGGGAGCTTCATCGGTGCCGGCAAACAATGAGCCTATCATCACCGTATCGGCGCCTGCCGCCAATGCTTTCGTGATGTCGCCGGAGTAGGTGATGCCGCCATCCGCGATAATCGGTATTTGATGCTTGGCGGCGGCTTCGGCGCATTCGATAATTGCGGTAATCTGGGGCATGCCGGCACCGGTAATAACTCGCGTAGTGCAGATTGAACCAGGTCCGATGCCAACCTTAACAGCATCAGCGCCTGCTTTGATAAGGCTCTCCGCACCTTTGGCTGTGGCAACATTTCCCGCAATGACATTTATATCGGAATATTGGCTCTTAATTGCTCGAACGGCATCTATCACACCTTTAGAATGGCCGTGCGATGAATCGACCACGATAACATCCGCGCCGGCATCAATTAAAGCAGCAATTCTATCCATGCTTCCCTTGTTCGCGCCAACAGCCGCGCCAGCTCTGAGACGTCCCCGATTATCTTTGCTGGCATTGGGATATTTTATCCTCTTCATAATATCCTTAATAGTTATCATGCCCTTGAGTATTCTTTCCGAATCAACAATAAGCAGTTTTTCAATACGGTGTTCATGAAGCAGATTTTTAGCCTGTTCCAAATCGGTTCCTTCGGGGGCGGTAATCAGATTATCTTTTGTCATAACCTCTGAAATCAACAAACTCGGATCGGGATGGAAGCGTAAATCGCGGTTTGTAAGTATTCCAACCAACTTGCCATTATTTGTAATCGGTATTCCGGAAATCGAGAATTTTTCCATTACTGCCATCGCCTCACCTATATTGGCTTCCGGATGAAGGGTTATCGGATCGACAATCATACCGGATTCCGAACGCTTAACCTTGTCGACTTCTTCAGCCTGCCTCTCTATAGACATATTTTTATGGATAATTCCAATACCGCCCTCGCGAGCCATGGCAATTGCCAAGCTCGACTCAGTAACAGTATCCATCGCCGCCGATATAAGCGGTATATTTAAAATGATATCGCCCACCAGACGGGTAGCAAGGTTCACCTGGCTGGGAAGTGTCTCCGAATAAGACGGTACTAATAATACATCATCAAATGTTAAGGCTAAGTCAAAATTATTAATCATGATAAAATCCTTTCATTTAGCTTTAAAAAAAACCGGCATAATGCCGGTTTATAAATAAAAACTCGTTTAATATTAATAAATTAATCTTCATCAATCCAAATTAAAATCCTGCCGCAGCTATCGCAAGTATAAATTCTATCTCCACGTCTGATTTGTTGAACCATTTGCGGAGGAATTTGTTTGAAACAGCCGCCGCAAGCTCTCTTGCGAAGGGGCACAACAGCATTACCGCCTTTGCCTTTACGGATTCTTTCATAAACTGTCAGAGCTTTTCTGTCTAATGACTTAGTCAGTTCCTGCCTGATTTGTTTTTTTTCGACGATTTTCGATTCGAGCAATGCCATCTCTGACCGAAGATTCTCTAAGTGTGTCTGATTGTTTTCCTTAACATCTTTCAGCTCAGCTTCAAGTTCCCCTATTTTTTCAGTACTCTCATCGATAGTGCCCATCAACTTTAGAATCTCATCTTCACTATCGCTGATATTTTGCTTTCTTTGGTCTATTTCTGTAATTAAAGCGTCATATTCTTTGTTGGTTTTGATAACTTTCATCTGTTTAGTATATTTTCCCAGCGCTTCTTTGTCAGCTTCAATATCAATTTCGATTTGCTTCTGTTTTTTCTGAGCTTCTATAAGGATGTCTTTATTTTCTTGATATTCTTTTTCAAGTATTACAATCTCATTGTTAACATTATCAATCATTTCAGGTAAATATACTTTTGATCGTTCAAGTTCTCCAAGTTGTTCGTCAATTTCCTGCAAGTCTAATAGAGAAGTTAAAATCTGTTGCATACTATTTCCTCATAATAAAAAAAGTGCGCTTTATAGCACACTTTTAAATTACTATTATCTTTGTTTGGGGATGAATTATATTTTTTGTAGGGATTTTGATTATTCATCCGCCTCTCGTTCTTTTTGTTTTCAACTATGGGCAATACTGGATTTGAACCAGTGGCCTCTCGGATGTGAACCGAACGCTCTAACCAACTGAGCTAATTGCCCTAACCACTTGGGCCCACCAGGACTCGAACCTGGGACCCACTGATTATGAGTCAGTTGCTCTAACCAACTGAGCTATGGGCCCTCAATCCATGTAATCATATTAAAGACTAAATAAAAACAAGTCAACCTAATTCTTATAAATAACCGTTATTTATAAAAATTTATTGTTTAACCACATATTCAGATAAAATTGATGATTGTATAATCTCGAATTTTGATCAAATCAATTTTGGTCAGCTAATCGCAAATATCTTATTAAAATCACAGCTTTATTAATTATACAACAATTAAATCACCCTAATTAGTTCTCAAAAAAGGCTATATAACTCAAAGGCCGCCTTTAAGGGCGGCCTCTGACCAAAGCAACTGAGGGGAGAGAAGCAAACTACAGTCATATACTAAAGCAATAGGCGTGCCAAAGTGCTTTATTTTGTGTTAATTTTGTAACTTATGTATACACAATTAGTTGCAAATAACTGTTTGGTAGTTTCCTTATTATACTATTACAATTATGTTATTAATATTAACATAATCAACTGCTATAGCTAATATAATTAAGGCTATTCTCAAAATAACTATTAATTCTAAAAAGTTGATAATGTAAATAGCATCTTTGCTAAAGTCGTTTATTATAAGGCAATACAACAGATAATAATATTACTGCTCATAGATTTAAAATTTTTGCTTCTCCGACAATAAGATATTTTAAAATAATTGCCTATATTTTTTTGCCTGTGATAAAATATCATAAAAACTTTACAGTGTTATAAACCATAACAATATGATACAGAAATCAAAATGACAACAGGACTAGCTGCCAAACATCGTCCTGCAGACATGTCCGTGTTCGATAACAGGCAGGCGGATTGCTTTCAGGTTCAGCAGCCCGACAGTTATTACAATATTACTCCTTTAATTCCGCTTGTAAGCTCTCAATATAATTTATTATCTTTTTAAATCCTTTGGCATCCCAATTAGGCATGCCAACCTTTGCCAGCTTTTCTTTTGCGGCAGAAAAATGCTTTAATGCCAGTTTTTTATCGCCTTTCACTATGGCAATTTCGCCAAGTTCGTTATTGGCAAAACCAACCCATTCGGTATTTGCTTCCGATGAGTCCTCGCGGTAAAGCCTTGCCGCCCAATCGTTAACTTTGGTCATCCAGCTGACAGCCGAATCTATTTGCCCGGTCATTCTATAAGCATGTCCAACAGACCAATCGGCAATCAGCTTGGGCAGTTCTTTATCGCCCTTATAATGATACTCATGAGCTTTTAATAAAGCTTCAAGGGCTTTATCATTTTCGCCGTTATCGCTGAAATTCCAGCCAAGGTTGTTCCAGAGTATTGCCAGCATATCATCGAGATTGCCTTTCTCCGCCGCTTCGATGCCCTTATAGCTCCAGCCGGTTCGTTCATCCATTGCGCCGGTGATTGAAACCATATTAGCCGCATCAACTGCCTGTCTAAAAAGTTCATGCTTCAAACAGTAATCATACATCTCTTTGAAAGTTGCGGCGGCTTTTTCGGTTACTGGCGCAGTTTCCTTTTTTTCCTTGACAGCTTCCTGCCACTCAAACCGTCCCCGAACGCCCAGATAACGAGTCCAACCTTTCGGCTCATCAGAGCTGGCTTTACGGGCGGCTTTTTCGAGCCATTTTTTACCTTCATCCATATTGTTTTGCTTGAGATAACATCGGGCAGCCTGCGACCACGCCTCAACCAATATACTGTTATTGTTTTCCTTTTCTGCTATTGCAGCGGCTTCGAGGTAAAATTCCTTAGCTTTATCTAAATCCTGATTGTTGAAATGCTCATCCGCTTTTTCTAATAGCTTCATACTTGCTTGACCTTCATTCTGACCAGAACAGTTGATAAGTAAAATTATTATCGACAGGATTAAACCATACATAGCGTTTATGCGGATTGCTTGATTCATTAGTGTTATCCTCTCCTTTAAATTGTTTTATAGGTAGTTGATTAACTTTTCCTTTAATACATAATAAGTTTTCCCTGATAAATTGTCAAGCGCTGAGCAATCGGGGCAAAGCCAATGAATGAGAAAATCGTAATAACAAGCTCTGAGATTATCTGCAGCTCATTAATGTATCTCAAATTAAAAATATGCAGGCGCTGCAACAAAAGCTTCTTGCGTTAATAGCGAAAATATTATAACATATTGCCGCACAACAATTGCGAAAGTGGCGGAACTGGTAGACGCGCTGGACTTAGGATCCTGTCCCGTGAGGGGTGGGGGTTCAAATCCCCCCTTTCGCATTATGTTTTTAACTCATTGTAAGCCATTAACACACAATAATATCATATTAATATTCAAGAAGTTATTATTCCATTAGCATATAACGTGTTGGATTATTCTAACCTGTATAATTCATAAAATTAACATTTATACTATAAATTAACAATTAATCAATTTAATAATATCAACAACCTGCTGCCGCAGTATTTACCGCCCGCGAAAATTTTAGAGAGACTATCCGCTATGAAGCATAACTTTATATTGTGCTTATAAGCTATTACCTGCTATCTAATTCTGTCTTAAAAATCTCTAACGTCTTCGGCCATTGCTTATTGTCGGGTTCCTCGACTACAGCCATTTCCATAACCGTGATTGCCTCCTCAAGCTTTCCGTTTGCCTTAAGAATCTGAGCGTGAGTATCTAATATCATGGCTTTCTGACTGCCGGATTCGGCAAGATTGACAGCTTTTGCGGCAAGTTGTTCTGCCTCTTCGAGATTGGTTAAGTTTTCGAAACACCACCAGGCGAATTCATTAAGACCATCCGGAGTGTCAAGCCAACCGTCGAACATGGCATCTCTTTTATATTCAACTGCCGCTATTGTATCTCCGGTTACATATAAACATTTAGCGGCAAGAAGCAATTTGTGTGTTCGCTGAATATCAGGGTCATCGCTATCGTCAGAGACAGCCAACCCATTATTGATATATTTAGCTAAATCATCTTGTTTGTCCATCCGTTTTGCCAACCGAATCATAATATTAGAAGTTTGAATTTTATCATCGCTATCGCCGTTTTTGATAACATCCATAGCGGCTAAGGCGGCATTATCATAGGTAAATTGCTCACGGTATATACCGCGGGCGGTATTATAGAAAATATCGAAAGTAAAATCTTTAGAATCGTCCTTATTCAATTGTTGAGCCTGAGTATAATAATTAACCGCATTTATATATTCACCGATTGCGGAATTATAGCGTCCCAGAACAACAGCATCCTTGATATTAGGGTTGGCGGCAAACCTCGATGTTTTCTCATCGATTGTGGTCAAATCAACTTT of the Candidatus Zixiibacteriota bacterium genome contains:
- the guaB gene encoding IMP dehydrogenase; amino-acid sequence: MINNFDLALTFDDVLLVPSYSETLPSQVNLATRLVGDIILNIPLISAAMDTVTESSLAIAMAREGGIGIIHKNMSIERQAEEVDKVKRSESGMIVDPITLHPEANIGEAMAVMEKFSISGIPITNNGKLVGILTNRDLRFHPDPSLLISEVMTKDNLITAPEGTDLEQAKNLLHEHRIEKLLIVDSERILKGMITIKDIMKRIKYPNASKDNRGRLRAGAAVGANKGSMDRIAALIDAGADVIVVDSSHGHSKGVIDAVRAIKSQYSDINVIAGNVATAKGAESLIKAGADAVKVGIGPGSICTTRVITGAGMPQITAIIECAEAAAKHQIPIIADGGITYSGDITKALAAGADTVMIGSLFAGTDEAPGETILYEGRAYKVYRGMGSIEAMKKGSADRYFQEDESSKMVPEGVVGRVPNKGQLANSVFQLIGGIKAGMGICGVKDITALKQNARFIRVTSAGVRENHPHDINITKESPNYRVMG
- a CDS encoding GWxTD domain-containing protein, whose product is MYKLSVGIHSGGNSVIREKYFEITPGKLEWEIAKEKQELADFPEADKITSDDEAKNFKNQILYIASRDELKQYDKLPLAGKNGFAKAFWKRRDPTPETVINEFKIEHYKRFRYANEAYSSFKEAEDSNKNGWRSDRGRVYIVYGAPSDKENNPSSLEAKPWTQWNYDNVEGGVYFIFIDETGYGNYRLVHSTAQGEPKDYYWENRLMPSSLSK
- a CDS encoding thioredoxin family protein → MKKTAILFLAIFICITGITCEKKPQTFDEALALSASEGKPLLLDFFAEWCGPCVRFTKALNEDTDINKALKNVLLYQIDCEKGDGVELSEKYTIKGYPTYILIDSKEQVIDRWMGFEKAYFIETLTETKVDLTTIDEKTSRFAANPNIKDAVVLGRYNSAIGEYINAVNYYTQAQQLNKDDSKDFTFDIFYNTARGIYREQFTYDNAALAAMDVIKNGDSDDKIQTSNIMIRLAKRMDKQDDLAKYINNGLAVSDDSDDPDIQRTHKLLLAAKCLYVTGDTIAAVEYKRDAMFDGWLDTPDGLNEFAWWCFENLTNLEEAEQLAAKAVNLAESGSQKAMILDTHAQILKANGKLEEAITVMEMAVVEEPDNKQWPKTLEIFKTELDSR